The DNA segment ATGACCCGCCTTCAGCTGCTGTTCGGCCGTTATCATGCGCGGGCCGCCGGCGACGCACCCGGCAAGCACTGCTGCGATTGCGACGACCAACGCCAATACAGCCAGAGAATACCTCTTCATTGTTCGGCTCCTTCCGATGGATTAAAATTATGTAAAGTGTATCTGCAAATCTCTTATGTGTCAACCCGTTCGCGCAACCATTTCTTAACAAAAAAGTCTGGGGTTCCGTTGCGTGCATTCTTCTGCGCTGCCTAGCGGGAACGGCCAGTCCGTCGCGACCAGTTTCTTGTTGACAGCTCCCGTCATACACGCAATAATCAGTGACATACAATGACCGCACCAGACCACATAGAATTCAGAAGGGCTGTTCCCGCCGACTACAAGGCCATGCTAGCTCTCCAGAAAGCAAACCTGATCATCGCTCTTGGCGAACGGGGAGCGCAGGACGGATTTCTGACCATGGAGTACACGGAACATCAATTCGAGGAGATCAATCAGGACCTCGGCATCGCGGTAGCAGTCCAGGGGCCGATGGTGTTGGGCTATCTGTGCGGCATGTCTTTCAGTTACGCCGGGCAGTTCCCGCTCTTAAGCGAGCTGATCGGAAATCTGGCGGGGCTGAGGCTCGACGGACGAGCACTCACGGGCGATAGGACCTTTATCTATGGGCCGGTCTGCATTGTTGCGATGGCTCGCGGCACTGGCATACTTGGGGGCCTCTTTACTGCACTGAAGAAGATCGCCAGGCCCCGTTATGATGCCTGCGTCCTCTTCATATCTGACCGGAACAAGCGCTCGCTGCACGCACACATCAGGAAGCTCGGAATGAAGGACCTGGGCACATTCGAATTCGATCGAAAGCTCTTTCATATAGCAGGTGCATTTCTTGACTAGAACGCCAATCGTGATTCTCCAGTCACCGCGGGACGTTAGCCTTTGCATGAAGACCGGCAGTCTATGAACAGGCAAAAAGAGCTTCAAAGAATAGCCGAAGAGATCAAACGGTGCCGCGAATGCAAAAAAGGAGGCATCGGGCTGCCAGTGCCTGGCGAGGGAAGCGGAAAAATGCCCGTCATGTTCGTTGGCGAGGCGCCCGGAAGGACCGAGGCGAAGGCGGGAAGGCCCTTTATCGGCAGGTCCGGGCAGCTTCTGCGTCTGACGATCAGGGAGATCGGTCTCGATGAGAGCGAGGTCTTCATCACGAGCCCGGTCCATTACCTGCCGGTGACGGGCAAGCCTTCTCCGGACATGATCGAACACGGCCGCACGCATCTTCTGAAGCAGATCAAGGTCATCAAGCCCCGGGTCATCGTCCTGCTCGGGAACACTGCCTGCCGCGCCCTGCTTGGGCAGAACGTCAAGATTGCTCAGGAGCACGGCACGGTTGTCGAGAAGGATCATATCATGCACTTCATCTCCTTCCATCCCGCCTATGCGATCCGTTTTCCGGACGGCAGAAAGAAATTCATCCGTGACTTCGGCGTCCTGAAGGGCCTGAC comes from the Nitrospirota bacterium genome and includes:
- a CDS encoding uracil-DNA glycosylase, which encodes MNRQKELQRIAEEIKRCRECKKGGIGLPVPGEGSGKMPVMFVGEAPGRTEAKAGRPFIGRSGQLLRLTIREIGLDESEVFITSPVHYLPVTGKPSPDMIEHGRTHLLKQIKVIKPRVIVLLGNTACRALLGQNVKIAQEHGTVVEKDHIMHFISFHPAYAIRFPDGRKKFIRDFGVLKGLTTRSL